The Candidatus Hydrogenedentota bacterium genome segment CCGGATAAGCCGATTACCAAGAAGCCTGCGGAAGTCCGCATGGGTAAGGGTAAGGGCGCGCCGGAAGCGTGGGTGGCGGTGGTGAAGCCGGGCCGGATCATGTTTGAGATCGAGGGCGTTTCCGAGGAGCTGGCCCGCGAGGCGATCAGCCGCGCCGGCTACAAGCTGCCGATCAAGACGAAGTTCGTGGCGCGCGGCTAGGCCGGCAAGGAGACAGACTGTGAAAGCGATCGAACTTAGAGACAAGGACAACGAGACGTTGTTGAAGTACATCCGCGAGCGCGAGAACGACGTGAGCAGCTTCCGTATGCAGCTGGCGACCGGCGCCGTGGAGAATACGCGCGCGGCCCGGTCCGCGCGGCGCGACATAGCGCGGATCAAGACGATTCTCAGAGAGCGCGAAATTGCCGAATCGAAAGGCGGGAAGTAAACGATGAGCGTAGAGCCCCAGGCCGTGGATAGTGGACGCGGACGCCGCAAGGAGCGCGTCGGATTCGTTACGAGCACCGCGATGGACAAGACCATCACCGTATCGGTGGAGGGCGTGAAGTACCACCCGCTCTACAAGAAGGCGATGAAGTCGACGAAGAAGTACAAGGCCCACGACGAAGAGAACACCTGCAACGTCGGCGACCTGGTCCGTATCAAGGAGACCCGCCCGCTGAGCAAGACGAAGTGCTGGCGGCTGGTGGAAGTGGTGAAGCGCGCCGACTGATTTCCGTCGGGTGGCGCGGTGGCACGGTTCCGATGACGATAAAGGTTCGAGAGCATGATTCAGATATATTCGCGATTGAAAGTTGCCGATAATTCCGGCGCGCGGCAGCTCCGCGTCATCCAGGTGATGGGCGGTTCCAAGCGGCGCTACGCCGGGCTGGGCGATATCATCACCGCGAGCGTGCGCGAGGCGCTTCCCAACTCCAACATCAAGAAGGGCGACGTCGTGAAGGCGGTGGTGGTGCGTATACGCCAGGACACGCAGCGCCCGGACGGGACGACGATCCGCTTCGATAGTAACGCGGCGGTGCTTATTAACGCGAACAAAGAGCCCCGGGGCACGCGCATCTTCGGGCCGGTTCCGCGCGAGTTGCGCGAGCGCGGCTTCATGCGGATTCTGTCCCTGGCCCCCGAAGTGGTATAGGAAACAAGCAATGAACATTCGGAAGAACGATACCGTTCTGGTTATCCGCGGCGAGAGCGCGGGCCAGCGGGGGCGCGTGCTCGAAGTGCAGCGGAGCAAGGATCGCGTGCTCGTCGAGGGCCTGAACATGATGAAGCGCCACACCCGGGCGAGTTCCCGGAGCCAGTCCGGCGGGATCGTGGAGCGCGAAGCCCCGATTCACATCTCGAACGTGATGCCGTGGTGCGAGGCGATCAACGGGCCGTCCCCGATTGTCATGAAGACCCTGGAAGACGGCCGCCGGGTCCGCACGTGGAAGGCCACGGGCGAGACCCTGGACGACTAATCACCCGGCGCGCGGCGCGGTAACGAGAATTCAGGAGCGGCATACGATGCCTTCAGCACTCAAGCAACGATATAAAGACAGCATACGCGGGGAACTCCAGAAGGAGTTCGAGATCAAGAACGTGATGCAGGTCCCGGAAATTGAAAAGGTGGTGGTGAACATGGGCGTGGGCGAGGCGATCGGCGACGCGCGGCTTCTTGAGACGGCGGCGGAGCAGCTGGCGCTGATCACGGGCCAGTGCCCGAGCGTCCGGGCGGCGCGGAAGTCGATCTCGAACTTCAAGCTTCGCGAGGGCGTGAAGATCGCGTGCATGGTCACGCTTCGCGGCGAGCGGATGTACGAGTTCATGGACCGGCTTTTCAACGTGGCCATGCCCCGTGTCCGCGACTTCCGCGGCGTATCGCCGAAGGCCTTTGACAAGTTCGGCAACTACACGCTGGGCATCAAGGAGCTGACGATATTCCCGGAAGTGGACCAGGATAAGGTGGACCGCCCCCGCGGGATGAACATAACCTTTGTGGTGAAGAACAGCAATACGGCGGATTCGAGCCGGGAACTGCTGCGTAAACTCGGCATGCCCTTTGCCAACTAGCGGCGCCGCTGCAGGAGAGAATTGTGGCCAAGAAATCGATGATAGCGAAGTGCAAGCGCCCCCCGAAATTCAAGGTGCGGGCGTACAACCGGTGCCGGGCGTGCGGCCGGCCGAAGGCCTTCATTCGCAAGTACCAGATCTGCCGCATCTGCTTCCGGACGCTGGCCCTCGAGGGCAAGCTGCCGGGTGTGACGAAATCCAGTTGGTAAGAAACGGCCTCGCCCCGGCGCGCGGTTGAATAAGGAATGAATGCCCCATGTCAATGAGTGATCCGATTGCCGATCTGCTTACGCGCGTGCGCAATGCCGTGCAGGCGCGCCAGGCCACGGTCGATGTGCCGGCCTCCCGGTTGAAGGTGGAGATTTGCCGCGTGATGAAGGAGGAGGGCTATATCAGCGACTACACGGTGGTCGAGCAGCCCGCTCCCGGTTCCATCCGCATCCACCTGAAGTATGCGCGCGACCGGCGCTCTGTGGTGCAGGGCCTCAAGCGGGTCAGCAAGCCGAGCCTTCGCGTGTACGTGGGGAGCCAGGACATCAAGCCGGTGTGCAGCGGGCTTGGGATTTCGATCCTGAGCACGTCGCAGGGCGTGATGACGGGCAAGCAGGCGCGGATCGCAAAGGTTGGCGGCGAGGTGCTGTGCGAGGTCTGGTAAGGCCGCGCCGCTCCGCCCGCCCGATAGAAGTGAAGTAAACAAGCCGCCCCGGCGGCAGGTGAAAGGATAGCAGGTCGTGTCACGAGTAGGAAATCTTCCCGTGCCCATCCCCGATGGCGTAACGTGTGAGCTCCGCGGGAGCACGCTGGCGGTATCGGGCCCGAAGGGCAAGCTGGAGCAGACCTTCCAGCCCCAGATCGGCATCGAGATAAACGGCGGCGAGATCGTGGTGACACGCCCGACCGAGGAAGCGCAGGACCGCGCGTTCCAGGGCCTTACGCGGGCGCTGATCAACAACATGGTGGTTGGCGTATCGCAGGGCTACGAGCGGGTGCTTGTGATCGAGGGCGTGGGCTACCGCGCGTCGCTCCAGGGCTCGTCGCTGAACTTGCTGCTTGGCTACAGCCACCCGATCGCGGTGGAGGCCCCGCAGGGCGTCACGTTTGCGGTGGACGGCCAGCAGACGATCCGGATCAGCGGGATCGACAAGCAGCAGGTGGGCCAGGTCGCGGCGAACGTGCGCGCGTTCCGGAAGCCTGAGCCGTACAAGGGCAAGGGCATTCGCTACCAGGACGAGCGCGTACGCCGCAAAGTTGGCAAGTCCGGCTCCAAGTAACATGAGATACCGCGCGCGCCGCGGATTATGAAAGAGACACCATGGCCAAGAAGACGACGGTAACGAAAGTGATGCTGGAACGGCGGAAGCGCCGCATCCGCCTGCGGCTTTCGGGCACGCCCGAGCAGCCCCGGCTGCGGGTGACCCGCTCGACGAAGCACATTTACGCACAGATCATTGACGATACGAGTGGCACGACGCTGGCGGCGGCCTCCTCGGTGGCGCTGAAGATTGCGGGGGGCAACATCGAGGCCGCGAAGCAGGTTGGGAAGTCCCTGGCGCAGCAGGCCATGGAGAAGAATATCGCAAAAGTCTGTTTTGACCGGGGCGGACGCCTCTATCACGGCCGAGTAAAGGCGCTGGCCGACGCAGCGCGCGAAACGGGCCTTCAATTCTAGGAGCATTCTCTTGAGTACTGATCGTGGCAACAAACGGGAAAAGCGCAGTCGCGAACCCCAGGAAAAAGATTCGGAATTCATCGAGCACGTGGTCAAGATTTACCGCGTTGCGAAGGTGGTGAAGGGCGGGCGCCGCTTCAGCTTCAGCGCGATTGTGGTCGTCGGTGACGGCAAGGGCCGCGTGGGCGCCGCCATGGGTAAGGCGACGGAAGTGCCCAACGCGATCCGGAAGGCGATCGAGCGCGCGCGCAAGGACATGATCCGGGTCCCGATCGTGAACACGACTGTACCGCACGAGACGCTTGGCGAATCGGACGCGGCGGCGGTGATGTTGAAGCCGGCCTCCCTGGGCACGGGGATTGTGGCCGGCGGCCCGGTGCGCGCGGTTGTGGAAGCGGCGGGTTACCAGAACATCCTGACGAAGTCGCTCGGTTCGAATAACGCGACGAATGTGGTCTGGGCGACGCTTGAGGGCCTGAAGACCCTTAAGACCGCCGAGCAGATCGCGGCGATGCGCGGTCGCGAAGTGGCCGAGATTCTTTAATTGCCACCAGCGGGCTGTTACCCGGCAACGGGCCGGCTCCCGACGGAAGAAAGCCATAACGACATGGAACTGCATACCCTTAAGAACGATGCCGGCGCCAAGAAGAAGCGCAAGCGAGTCGGCCGCGGGCCGGGATCCGGCAACGGCAAGACGGCGGGCAAGGGCCACAAGGGCCAGAAGGCCCGCGCGGGCTATGCGCGCCACTTTGGATTTGAAGGCGGCCAGATGCCGCTGCACCGGCGCCTTCCGAAGCGCGGCTTCAAGCACGCGTCCCGCTCGCCGTTGACGATCATCAATATTGACGTGATCGACGGTGCTTTCGAGGCGGGCGCGGAAGTTACGGCCGAGGCGATTGTGTCGGCGGGGCTGGCGAAGTCCAGCC includes the following:
- a CDS encoding type Z 30S ribosomal protein S14, yielding MAKKSMIAKCKRPPKFKVRAYNRCRACGRPKAFIRKYQICRICFRTLALEGKLPGVTKSSW
- the rplX gene encoding 50S ribosomal protein L24 — translated: MNIRKNDTVLVIRGESAGQRGRVLEVQRSKDRVLVEGLNMMKRHTRASSRSQSGGIVEREAPIHISNVMPWCEAINGPSPIVMKTLEDGRRVRTWKATGETLDD
- the rpsE gene encoding 30S ribosomal protein S5, which codes for MSTDRGNKREKRSREPQEKDSEFIEHVVKIYRVAKVVKGGRRFSFSAIVVVGDGKGRVGAAMGKATEVPNAIRKAIERARKDMIRVPIVNTTVPHETLGESDAAAVMLKPASLGTGIVAGGPVRAVVEAAGYQNILTKSLGSNNATNVVWATLEGLKTLKTAEQIAAMRGREVAEIL
- the rplF gene encoding 50S ribosomal protein L6: MSRVGNLPVPIPDGVTCELRGSTLAVSGPKGKLEQTFQPQIGIEINGGEIVVTRPTEEAQDRAFQGLTRALINNMVVGVSQGYERVLVIEGVGYRASLQGSSLNLLLGYSHPIAVEAPQGVTFAVDGQQTIRISGIDKQQVGQVAANVRAFRKPEPYKGKGIRYQDERVRRKVGKSGSK
- the rpsQ gene encoding 30S ribosomal protein S17 — its product is MSVEPQAVDSGRGRRKERVGFVTSTAMDKTITVSVEGVKYHPLYKKAMKSTKKYKAHDEENTCNVGDLVRIKETRPLSKTKCWRLVEVVKRAD
- the rplR gene encoding 50S ribosomal protein L18, with translation MAKKTTVTKVMLERRKRRIRLRLSGTPEQPRLRVTRSTKHIYAQIIDDTSGTTLAAASSVALKIAGGNIEAAKQVGKSLAQQAMEKNIAKVCFDRGGRLYHGRVKALADAARETGLQF
- the rplE gene encoding 50S ribosomal protein L5; this encodes MPSALKQRYKDSIRGELQKEFEIKNVMQVPEIEKVVVNMGVGEAIGDARLLETAAEQLALITGQCPSVRAARKSISNFKLREGVKIACMVTLRGERMYEFMDRLFNVAMPRVRDFRGVSPKAFDKFGNYTLGIKELTIFPEVDQDKVDRPRGMNITFVVKNSNTADSSRELLRKLGMPFAN
- the rplO gene encoding 50S ribosomal protein L15, whose protein sequence is MELHTLKNDAGAKKKRKRVGRGPGSGNGKTAGKGHKGQKARAGYARHFGFEGGQMPLHRRLPKRGFKHASRSPLTIINIDVIDGAFEAGAEVTAEAIVSAGLAKSSRGGIKVLGRGEATKKLVLKVQAISPSAQQKIEAAGGTVEIVAAKAPAAEAAAAE
- the rpsH gene encoding 30S ribosomal protein S8; translation: MSMSDPIADLLTRVRNAVQARQATVDVPASRLKVEICRVMKEEGYISDYTVVEQPAPGSIRIHLKYARDRRSVVQGLKRVSKPSLRVYVGSQDIKPVCSGLGISILSTSQGVMTGKQARIAKVGGEVLCEVW
- the rpmC gene encoding 50S ribosomal protein L29, which encodes MKAIELRDKDNETLLKYIRERENDVSSFRMQLATGAVENTRAARSARRDIARIKTILREREIAESKGGK
- the rplN gene encoding 50S ribosomal protein L14 is translated as MIQIYSRLKVADNSGARQLRVIQVMGGSKRRYAGLGDIITASVREALPNSNIKKGDVVKAVVVRIRQDTQRPDGTTIRFDSNAAVLINANKEPRGTRIFGPVPRELRERGFMRILSLAPEVV